From Flavobacterium lipolyticum, one genomic window encodes:
- a CDS encoding sensor histidine kinase, whose amino-acid sequence MQYQIEKSMKEKIENLEQSKNIQEFLLAIKRKSDNLINYFLVAFFIIGLLLAFCYDTWEIAIGVGGILLIAYYSSKLALPESDFYQYVLSTVLGIFMCQFIYQMHGMFEMHFTAFVASAILITYQNWKLQIPLTLVVIIHHALFGYLQYSGVSGIYFTQLDYMTLRTFVIHILLATTIFGLCGLWAYQFKNYSEAHINQTFKKREIENQELKTANYELDRFVYSTSHDLRAPLNSMLGLIEIAKDDTTEALMIGHLEMLKENAEKLDNFICDILDYSRNSRMEIEKQRINFKELIKEVTQNLKFMGDSNRRVDFKVDIIGNASVYSDKNRLTTILNNLISNSIRYQNFKVSNPFVNIKIDISNIETNIVVEDNGIGIQQDLHPKIFDMFYRVSRESVGSGLGLYIVKEAIYKLNGDIKVQSEIGHGTTFTIKIPNK is encoded by the coding sequence ATGCAGTACCAAATTGAAAAAAGTATGAAAGAGAAAATCGAAAATCTGGAACAATCTAAGAACATTCAGGAATTTCTTTTGGCAATAAAGAGAAAATCGGATAATTTAATTAATTACTTTCTGGTCGCTTTTTTTATTATAGGTTTATTATTAGCGTTTTGTTATGATACCTGGGAGATTGCAATTGGAGTGGGGGGAATATTGCTTATTGCTTATTATTCATCAAAATTAGCGTTGCCGGAATCTGACTTTTATCAGTATGTTCTCAGTACCGTATTGGGGATTTTCATGTGCCAGTTTATTTATCAGATGCACGGTATGTTTGAGATGCATTTTACGGCATTTGTTGCAAGTGCAATACTTATCACTTATCAAAACTGGAAACTGCAAATACCGCTAACATTAGTAGTAATAATTCATCATGCACTATTTGGTTATTTGCAATATAGTGGTGTCAGTGGTATTTATTTTACTCAGTTGGATTATATGACACTGCGCACTTTTGTGATTCACATACTATTAGCCACGACCATTTTTGGGCTTTGTGGATTGTGGGCTTATCAATTTAAAAATTACAGTGAAGCTCATATTAATCAGACCTTTAAAAAAAGAGAAATTGAAAATCAGGAATTAAAAACGGCAAATTACGAATTGGATCGTTTTGTGTATAGTACCTCTCATGATTTACGTGCTCCATTGAATTCTATGCTTGGACTTATTGAAATAGCCAAAGACGATACAACTGAAGCGTTAATGATTGGACATCTTGAAATGTTAAAGGAGAATGCCGAAAAGTTAGATAATTTCATTTGTGATATCCTGGATTATTCGCGAAACTCACGGATGGAAATCGAGAAGCAAAGGATCAATTTTAAAGAACTTATCAAAGAGGTAACCCAAAATTTAAAATTCATGGGAGATTCTAACCGAAGAGTTGATTTTAAAGTTGATATTATTGGTAATGCTTCGGTCTACTCCGATAAAAACCGGCTTACGACTATTCTGAACAATCTGATTTCAAATTCAATCCGCTATCAAAATTTTAAGGTTTCAAACCCATTTGTCAATATTAAAATTGATATTTCCAACATCGAAACCAATATTGTTGTTGAGGACAATGGAATCGGAATTCAGCAAGATTTACATCCAAAAATATTTGACATGTTTTATCGCGTTTCCCGAGAGTCGGTTGGTTCAGGATTGGGACTTTATATTGTAAAAGAAGCAATCTATAAACTCAATGGAGATATAAAAGTTCAATCTGAAATTGGTCATGGAACCACTTTTACGATTAAAATCCCAAACAAGTAA